Proteins encoded within one genomic window of Acidiferrobacter thiooxydans:
- a CDS encoding DUF3034 family protein produces the protein MMKKNQGNALARVIQRAMLGSSVAMACGMGALVMPISAHATGFFSHKDLFGQGRPAGTGGVTTISGAGGGGVVPWALISGYGASGQIGFTAFYTNFTTANYVGNAYGVSAGISNRVEVSVAQQNFSLGNTGPYLANVLGAPYGQPGSPANQGGILQDNAAINQDIVGVKVRVFGNTIYQQHTWMPQISVGAQYHHNEDGALMTALGTKASGMSYYLALTKVWMKGLFGHATLLDFTLDATRANYNGLFGFQGPYSSDTSYHYEPEVSAGIFLNPKVVVGGEYRSMPQNQLNVGPVLSQTSAWKDVYVAYIPNKNLSLTFAYAMLGHISGVPNNNGLYASLTTSF, from the coding sequence ATGATGAAAAAGAACCAGGGAAATGCGCTGGCGCGCGTCATCCAAAGGGCTATGCTCGGGAGTAGCGTAGCGATGGCTTGTGGTATGGGTGCGTTGGTTATGCCGATAAGCGCACACGCGACAGGGTTTTTCAGCCACAAAGATTTGTTTGGCCAGGGGCGGCCGGCGGGCACGGGCGGTGTTACGACTATCAGTGGAGCGGGTGGCGGCGGCGTTGTACCGTGGGCCTTGATTAGCGGATACGGAGCGTCAGGTCAGATTGGCTTTACGGCTTTCTATACGAACTTCACTACGGCGAACTATGTTGGTAACGCCTACGGCGTGTCTGCCGGTATCAGTAACCGCGTTGAGGTATCGGTCGCCCAACAAAACTTCAGTTTGGGCAACACCGGGCCATATTTGGCCAATGTGTTAGGCGCCCCCTATGGGCAGCCAGGTAGTCCTGCGAACCAGGGCGGCATCTTGCAGGACAACGCCGCAATCAATCAGGATATTGTCGGCGTAAAAGTGCGGGTCTTTGGGAACACCATCTATCAGCAGCATACCTGGATGCCTCAGATATCGGTCGGCGCGCAATATCACCATAACGAGGATGGGGCCCTTATGACCGCACTTGGCACTAAGGCCAGCGGTATGAGTTACTACCTGGCACTCACCAAAGTGTGGATGAAAGGCCTCTTCGGGCATGCAACGTTGCTGGATTTTACGCTGGATGCCACGCGAGCGAACTACAATGGCCTATTCGGTTTTCAGGGCCCCTACTCAAGCGACACGAGTTACCATTATGAACCGGAGGTTTCGGCCGGCATATTCTTAAATCCGAAGGTAGTAGTGGGTGGCGAGTATCGGTCAATGCCGCAGAACCAGCTGAATGTAGGGCCGGTTCTCAGTCAAACCAGTGCCTGGAAAGATGTTTATGTCGCCTATATCCCCAACAAAAACCTGTCACTGACGTTTGCCTATGCAATGTTGGGCCATATATCGGGCGTCCCGAACAATAATGGATTATATGCGTCATTAACGACGAGCTTCTAA
- a CDS encoding potassium transporter Kup produces MTEDAKAGVPWMALAALGVVFGDIGTSPLYTLSACLAALSMPATPAHLLAIISLILWTLILVVAVKYAWFVMRADEHGEGGVMVITALAARGQPEGSRTRWLIFALGLLGASLFYGDGAVTPAISVLSALQGMEVASARLTPLVVPLSVGIIIGLFWIQRRGTAAISRFFGPAMLVWFLILLVSGATWVAQAPSVIRAFDPWLGLHILVTHGVGGFTILGAVVLAVTGAEALYADLGHFGARPIRLAWYFAVLPALAFNYLGQGALLILHPAAAQNPFFKMFPGWATIPMVLVSGIATVIASQSIITGAYSATRQASMLGYLPRLTIHHTSASERGQIYLPGLNWALMIAVILIILAFRSSDALSFAYGTAVTGTMLFTTILVFFVARQSWRWPLWKAGLFSGFFVLIDGVFFSANIVKFVAGGWVPVTIGLAVFTLMSTWRRGRKLLTQALSPESLSIPEFLDMITASSINRVPGTAVFLTVRVGGIPHTLLHNLKHNKVLHERVVILTIQFEPIPRVPRAERAAVHDYGKGLYGLIARYGFMEHPDIPKLLAGIALPFSWNAADTTYFVSRQHILPKAGGSLALWRQRLFAVMLKASATAIDFFHLPANQVMELGDVVELPDRPRKPLEP; encoded by the coding sequence ATGACAGAAGACGCTAAAGCAGGAGTTCCGTGGATGGCCTTGGCGGCCCTTGGCGTGGTGTTCGGCGACATCGGCACGAGCCCGCTCTACACCCTAAGCGCTTGCCTGGCGGCGCTGTCGATGCCCGCCACCCCCGCGCACCTGCTCGCCATCATCTCGCTCATCCTGTGGACCCTGATCCTGGTGGTGGCCGTCAAGTATGCCTGGTTCGTCATGCGCGCCGACGAGCACGGCGAGGGTGGTGTCATGGTCATCACCGCGCTTGCCGCGCGCGGGCAGCCCGAGGGATCACGCACACGTTGGCTCATCTTCGCCCTGGGGCTCCTCGGGGCCTCCCTGTTCTATGGAGACGGGGCGGTCACCCCGGCGATCTCTGTACTCTCGGCGCTACAGGGCATGGAGGTCGCGTCGGCACGCCTCACCCCACTGGTAGTGCCGTTATCGGTAGGTATCATCATCGGGCTTTTTTGGATACAAAGGCGCGGCACGGCGGCCATAAGCCGCTTCTTCGGCCCGGCCATGCTCGTCTGGTTTCTGATACTGCTCGTCTCCGGGGCGACCTGGGTGGCACAGGCCCCGTCCGTGATCCGCGCATTCGATCCATGGCTTGGCCTACATATCCTGGTGACACATGGCGTCGGGGGCTTTACGATCCTGGGGGCGGTGGTGCTCGCGGTTACCGGCGCCGAGGCATTGTACGCCGACCTCGGTCATTTTGGTGCACGCCCGATCCGCCTGGCATGGTATTTCGCGGTGCTCCCGGCGCTCGCCTTCAACTATCTCGGGCAAGGGGCGTTGCTCATTCTGCATCCAGCGGCCGCCCAGAACCCGTTTTTCAAGATGTTCCCGGGATGGGCTACGATCCCCATGGTGCTGGTCTCCGGGATCGCCACAGTCATCGCCTCGCAATCGATCATCACTGGCGCCTACTCCGCGACCCGCCAGGCCTCCATGCTCGGCTATCTGCCGCGGCTCACTATCCACCATACGTCGGCGAGCGAACGCGGCCAGATCTATCTGCCCGGCCTGAACTGGGCGTTGATGATTGCAGTCATCCTCATCATTCTCGCCTTCCGATCATCCGATGCCTTGAGCTTCGCCTATGGCACGGCGGTCACCGGGACCATGCTCTTTACCACCATCCTGGTGTTTTTCGTAGCCCGCCAGAGCTGGCGCTGGCCGCTATGGAAGGCCGGCCTGTTCTCGGGATTCTTCGTGCTCATAGACGGGGTCTTTTTCAGCGCCAACATCGTAAAATTCGTCGCCGGCGGCTGGGTACCGGTCACCATCGGGCTGGCAGTCTTCACCCTGATGTCGACCTGGCGACGCGGCCGTAAGCTCTTGACGCAGGCACTCTCGCCGGAATCCCTGTCAATACCAGAATTTCTGGACATGATCACAGCGAGCAGCATCAACCGGGTGCCTGGAACGGCGGTATTCCTGACCGTACGTGTAGGCGGCATCCCCCATACCCTGCTGCACAACCTCAAGCATAACAAGGTCTTGCACGAGCGAGTCGTGATCCTGACCATCCAGTTCGAGCCCATACCCCGCGTCCCACGCGCCGAACGCGCGGCGGTCCACGACTACGGTAAGGGGCTTTACGGTCTCATCGCCCGCTACGGTTTCATGGAACATCCGGACATCCCGAAACTGTTGGCGGGCATCGCCCTTCCATTTAGCTGGAATGCCGCCGACACTACCTACTTCGTCTCGCGCCAACATATCCTGCCCAAAGCCGGTGGCTCGCTCGCTTTGTGGCGCCAGCGTCTGTTCGCGGTCATGCTCAAGGCCTCGGCGACCGCTATCGACTTCTTCCACCTCCCTGCCAATCAGGTCATGGAGTTAGGCGATGTGGTCGAGCTTCCCGATCGACCAAGAAAGCCGCTTGAGCCTTGA
- a CDS encoding zinc ribbon-containing protein, which yields MKTGSPSDNELETMGEAYRELLEKALHKAREGGTSLYHLLGGGSHAASAGKGRGDVAELERSVRRDLTDAARYRHETGRDLRDWLGFDVARIEQGFWEAFSEAADQALLTLHEIRLQAEASEYHTGETVGLGTLVCDHCNERLHFSAAGHIPPCPRCGGTRFHRPVAAAPLA from the coding sequence ATGAAAACCGGTTCCCCATCCGATAATGAACTAGAGACCATGGGCGAGGCCTATCGGGAGCTGCTCGAGAAGGCCTTGCACAAGGCGCGCGAGGGCGGCACCAGCCTCTATCATCTGTTGGGCGGGGGCAGCCATGCCGCATCTGCCGGAAAGGGTCGCGGCGATGTGGCCGAGCTCGAGCGCTCGGTGCGCCGCGATCTCACGGACGCCGCACGCTATCGACATGAGACCGGCCGGGATCTACGGGACTGGCTGGGCTTTGATGTCGCGCGCATCGAGCAGGGATTCTGGGAGGCCTTTTCCGAGGCCGCCGACCAAGCGCTCCTGACGCTCCATGAAATACGCCTGCAGGCGGAAGCCAGCGAATATCATACCGGGGAAACGGTGGGGCTCGGTACCCTCGTCTGCGACCACTGCAACGAACGCCTGCATTTCTCCGCGGCCGGACACATTCCGCCCTGCCCACGATGTGGCGGCACGCGCTTTCATAGGCCCGTGGCCGCGGCGCCCCTGGCCTGA
- a CDS encoding helix-turn-helix domain-containing protein: MSWLGRSGHAALLLMREEDPVHAQQVLARDFALSDREAEVLVWVAYGKTNADIADILGMSPRTVNKHLEHIFLKMGVETRGAATALALRRPLGASVAAWSLPA, encoded by the coding sequence GTGAGTTGGCTTGGGCGCAGCGGCCATGCCGCCCTGCTGCTCATGCGCGAGGAGGACCCCGTGCACGCGCAGCAGGTCTTGGCGCGAGACTTCGCGTTGAGTGATCGCGAAGCCGAGGTGCTCGTATGGGTTGCCTACGGCAAGACCAATGCCGACATCGCCGACATCCTCGGCATGTCCCCACGGACCGTGAACAAGCATCTAGAGCACATCTTTCTAAAGATGGGGGTCGAGACCCGGGGCGCGGCCACCGCGCTCGCCCTGCGCCGCCCGCTCGGGGCATCGGTGGCCGCCTGGTCGCTGCCGGCGTGA
- a CDS encoding response regulator — protein MTSPDATVLVVDDHVPNLAFLTDALSAAGYRVLVAMDGQEALDRLALTRPDLILLDALMPVLDGFETCRRLKATPAYESIPVIFMTALGEPEQIVQGLSLGAVDYVTKPAHPDVVKARIAAHLGASRSLALAREALVRCGQLPIAVDPRGALVCATSEARAWLAAYGITGPDLAAWLATLGESGIPATPLMRRRGTARFM, from the coding sequence ATGACGTCCCCTGATGCCACCGTCCTGGTCGTCGACGACCATGTCCCGAACCTCGCGTTTCTCACCGATGCCCTGTCGGCCGCCGGCTACCGCGTGCTGGTGGCCATGGATGGCCAGGAGGCCCTCGACCGGCTCGCGCTGACGCGCCCCGACCTCATCTTGCTCGATGCCCTGATGCCGGTGTTAGATGGGTTCGAGACCTGTCGGCGCTTGAAGGCCACACCCGCCTACGAATCCATCCCCGTGATCTTCATGACCGCGCTCGGCGAACCCGAACAGATCGTCCAGGGACTGAGCCTCGGCGCGGTCGACTATGTCACCAAACCCGCCCACCCGGACGTCGTGAAGGCACGTATCGCCGCGCACCTCGGAGCCTCGCGCTCACTGGCATTGGCACGCGAGGCGCTCGTGCGTTGCGGCCAGCTGCCGATCGCAGTCGACCCGCGTGGCGCCCTGGTGTGCGCTACGTCTGAGGCGCGCGCGTGGCTTGCCGCCTACGGCATCACAGGCCCTGACCTCGCCGCCTGGCTCGCCACCCTTGGCGAATCAGGCATCCCCGCGACCCCGCTCATGCGCCGCCGGGGGACCGCGCGCTTTATGTGA
- a CDS encoding ATP-binding protein yields MDQGIPLRLVKTRRDYNTWAANETLEDYALRYAPATFRKWSAFAVGNTAFGAVSFLVLEAIGGALVIHYGFVNALWAILTSGLVIFLTGLPIAYYCARYNVDIDLLTRGAGFGYLGSTVTSLIYASFTFIFFALEASIMAFALRMAFGLPFTYAAVVSALFVIPFVTHGISAISRLQAYTQPVWLILMAIPLIFVLHDTHILAAFTHYGGRAHAEKFTPLLFGAGVSVCLSLMAQIGEQADYLRFMPAPRPGRRRAWWTTVVTTGAGWIVPGVLKQLAGALLAFWLIHRGVDPATADRPTAMYQSAYRAAFGPGALALAATVVFVILSQLKINVTNAYAGSLAWSNFFSRLTHTHPGRVVWLIFNVLIALLLMELRVFAALVHVLDLFAGFVAAWIGALVADLVVNKPLGLSPAGIEFRRAYLYDINPVGVGATVGGALLGLAAYSGAWGALAAAFSPAVALTAAFVLSPAISAATGGRYYRARPAQATAGLCVLCETSFAPEDMAACPSYEGAICSLCCTLESRCHDACKPRGHARRQLAAWLAPLFPGITADGFGSRLAHFLVAFTGALFVAAAILGTLYYQGQLSAGALQPALAAFAVKAFAAFAVALGLGSWWWVLTLEGRQRAEDESQRHNALLEQEIAQHAATHERLKAAYRALDDANRAKQRFISHMSHELRTPLNSLLGYIEILRQHPGLMPPEQRALAIMYGSGMHLRQLIEDILDVARIESGRVTLERHDVAIADLLSSALDTFRAEADRRGLTLTLTLDGPLPAVIHGDERRLRQILFNLIANALKFTAAGGVTVRACYRHQLLHLAVTDTGPGLPAEAMDAIFQPFFRGPGATTGPGGCGLGLTITKMLVEMMGGDIHVESSAHGATFRVRLYGPSRPTPAGMNVACATLESATAVAPSTGTPSPGPAPVVAPDPRDVATLMEQARQGYVKGVTGHLEALVARDPRYRPFADRLLALAGDFRMREITTYLETLIHDVP; encoded by the coding sequence ATGGACCAGGGCATCCCACTGCGCCTCGTCAAGACCCGCCGCGACTACAACACCTGGGCGGCCAACGAGACCCTAGAGGACTACGCGCTGCGCTATGCCCCGGCGACCTTCCGCAAATGGTCGGCCTTCGCGGTAGGCAACACCGCCTTCGGCGCCGTCTCATTTCTGGTGCTCGAGGCCATAGGCGGGGCGCTCGTCATCCACTACGGCTTCGTGAACGCCCTGTGGGCGATCCTCACAAGCGGTCTTGTGATCTTTCTGACCGGGCTGCCCATCGCCTATTACTGCGCCCGCTATAATGTCGACATCGACCTTTTGACCCGCGGCGCCGGCTTTGGCTACCTCGGCTCGACGGTGACTTCGCTCATCTACGCCTCGTTTACGTTCATCTTCTTTGCGCTCGAGGCGAGCATCATGGCGTTCGCGCTGCGCATGGCATTCGGCCTGCCTTTCACCTACGCGGCGGTGGTCAGCGCACTTTTCGTCATCCCATTCGTGACCCACGGCATCAGCGCCATAAGCCGCCTGCAGGCCTACACCCAGCCCGTGTGGCTGATCTTGATGGCGATCCCCTTGATCTTTGTGCTGCACGATACACACATACTCGCGGCCTTCACGCACTATGGTGGCCGCGCCCATGCCGAGAAATTTACGCCGCTCCTGTTTGGGGCCGGCGTGAGCGTGTGCCTGTCGCTCATGGCCCAGATCGGCGAGCAGGCTGACTATCTACGCTTCATGCCGGCGCCGCGGCCTGGCCGCCGGCGCGCCTGGTGGACGACCGTGGTGACCACGGGCGCCGGATGGATTGTGCCCGGCGTACTCAAGCAATTGGCCGGCGCACTACTCGCGTTCTGGCTCATCCACCGCGGCGTCGATCCGGCCACGGCCGATCGACCCACTGCCATGTATCAAAGCGCCTACCGCGCGGCCTTCGGCCCAGGGGCGCTGGCGCTCGCCGCGACCGTCGTGTTCGTGATCCTGTCGCAGCTCAAAATCAACGTTACCAACGCCTATGCCGGATCGCTCGCTTGGTCGAACTTCTTCTCGCGCCTGACCCATACCCATCCCGGACGCGTGGTGTGGCTCATCTTCAATGTCCTGATCGCGCTCCTGCTCATGGAGCTGCGCGTGTTCGCGGCCCTGGTCCATGTGCTCGACCTGTTCGCGGGCTTCGTGGCCGCCTGGATCGGGGCGCTGGTCGCAGACCTCGTCGTCAATAAGCCGCTTGGCTTGAGTCCGGCGGGGATCGAGTTCCGCCGCGCCTATCTCTACGACATCAACCCCGTGGGTGTGGGGGCGACCGTCGGCGGCGCGCTTTTGGGTCTCGCGGCCTACAGCGGGGCATGGGGGGCGCTCGCCGCCGCATTCTCGCCGGCGGTGGCGCTGACCGCGGCGTTCGTGCTGTCGCCTGCCATCAGCGCCGCCACCGGTGGCCGCTACTATCGTGCTCGGCCGGCGCAGGCGACCGCTGGCCTGTGTGTGCTGTGCGAGACGTCGTTTGCCCCCGAGGACATGGCCGCGTGCCCCTCCTACGAAGGCGCGATCTGTTCGCTATGCTGCACGCTCGAATCGCGCTGCCACGACGCCTGCAAGCCCCGCGGACATGCCCGCAGACAGCTGGCGGCGTGGCTTGCGCCCCTCTTTCCGGGGATCACCGCCGATGGGTTCGGCTCGCGGCTTGCCCATTTTTTGGTGGCGTTTACAGGCGCGCTTTTTGTGGCGGCTGCCATCCTTGGCACACTCTACTACCAAGGGCAGCTGTCGGCCGGGGCCTTGCAGCCCGCCCTCGCGGCGTTCGCCGTCAAGGCCTTCGCCGCGTTCGCCGTGGCCCTGGGGCTTGGATCGTGGTGGTGGGTATTGACCCTCGAGGGCCGCCAACGCGCCGAAGACGAGAGTCAACGCCACAACGCCCTGCTCGAGCAGGAGATCGCCCAACACGCCGCCACCCATGAGCGCCTCAAGGCCGCCTACCGCGCCCTGGATGATGCCAATCGCGCCAAGCAGCGCTTCATATCCCACATGAGCCACGAACTGCGCACACCCCTGAACAGCCTGCTTGGCTATATCGAAATCCTCCGGCAACACCCTGGGCTCATGCCCCCCGAGCAGCGCGCCCTCGCGATCATGTACGGCAGCGGCATGCACCTGCGCCAACTGATCGAGGACATCCTCGATGTGGCACGCATCGAGTCAGGGCGCGTGACCCTAGAGCGCCATGACGTGGCCATCGCGGACCTGCTGAGTAGCGCGCTGGATACCTTCCGTGCCGAGGCCGATCGTCGCGGGCTCACCCTCACCCTCACCCTCGACGGACCCCTGCCGGCTGTGATTCACGGCGATGAACGGCGCTTGCGCCAGATCCTCTTCAATCTCATCGCCAATGCCCTGAAGTTCACCGCTGCGGGCGGTGTGACAGTCCGCGCCTGCTATCGTCATCAGCTGCTGCATCTGGCCGTCACCGATACCGGGCCCGGGCTTCCCGCCGAGGCCATGGACGCCATCTTCCAGCCGTTCTTTCGTGGACCGGGTGCCACGACAGGCCCGGGAGGCTGCGGGCTTGGGCTTACCATCACTAAGATGCTGGTGGAAATGATGGGTGGCGACATCCATGTGGAGAGTAGCGCACACGGCGCAACCTTCCGGGTACGCCTCTATGGCCCTTCGCGCCCGACACCTGCGGGTATGAACGTCGCGTGTGCAACCCTTGAGTCCGCCACGGCCGTGGCGCCCTCGACCGGCACACCGTCGCCTGGTCCGGCGCCGGTAGTGGCGCCGGACCCCCGCGATGTGGCGACCCTCATGGAGCAGGCGCGCCAGGGCTACGTCAAGGGCGTTACCGGACACCTCGAGGCGCTCGTCGCGCGCGATCCCCGCTACCGACCGTTCGCTGACCGTCTACTGGCACTTGCCGGCGACTTTCGTATGCGCGAGATCACCACCTACCTGGAGACCCTCATCCATGACGTCCCCTGA
- the fmdA gene encoding formamidase yields METLISVDLARAPHDQDGVIHNRWHPDLPMVAKVKPGDSFRVECLDWTGGQIGNNDHARDVRDVDLTRVHYLSGPIAVDGAKPGDLLVVDILDVGVIQGSAWGFTGLFARENGGGFLVDHYPEARKACWDFNGIYTRSRHIPGVEFAGIMHPGLIGCLPSPELLKTWNTREAALVAKDPERVPPLALLPLAQSALMGRMAPEAAKKAAAEAARTIPPREHGGNCDIKNLTKGSKVYFPVYVPGAGLSMGDIHFSQGDGEITFCGAIEMAGYLDLRVGLIKDGMKKYAVTSPIFKPSPLEPRYRDYLIFEGISVDEGGGQHYLDAHVAYRRACLNAIEYLKNFGYSGEQAYAILGTAPVEGHISGIVDIPNACATLWLPTEIFDFDIKPEASGPRPQVTGVGALAKP; encoded by the coding sequence ATTGAGACCCTGATCTCCGTCGACTTGGCCCGCGCACCCCACGACCAGGATGGCGTGATCCATAATCGTTGGCATCCCGATCTGCCGATGGTTGCCAAGGTCAAGCCCGGCGACAGTTTTCGTGTCGAATGCCTTGACTGGACGGGCGGTCAGATCGGCAACAACGATCACGCCCGCGACGTCCGCGACGTCGATCTCACCCGTGTCCACTATCTGAGTGGGCCGATCGCCGTCGACGGCGCTAAGCCAGGCGATCTGCTCGTGGTCGATATCTTGGATGTGGGCGTGATCCAGGGGTCGGCGTGGGGTTTTACCGGGCTTTTCGCGCGCGAGAATGGCGGGGGTTTTCTGGTGGATCACTATCCCGAGGCGCGCAAGGCCTGCTGGGACTTCAATGGCATCTATACCCGTTCGCGGCACATTCCGGGCGTGGAGTTCGCCGGCATCATGCACCCGGGGTTGATTGGCTGCCTGCCTTCGCCGGAGCTTCTGAAGACCTGGAATACGCGCGAGGCCGCGCTCGTGGCCAAGGATCCGGAGCGCGTGCCGCCGCTTGCGCTCCTGCCGCTTGCACAGTCGGCGCTCATGGGGCGCATGGCGCCCGAGGCCGCCAAGAAGGCAGCCGCTGAGGCAGCACGCACGATCCCGCCACGCGAGCATGGCGGCAACTGCGACATCAAGAACCTCACCAAGGGATCGAAGGTGTACTTCCCCGTGTATGTGCCGGGCGCGGGGCTGTCTATGGGCGACATCCATTTCTCACAGGGCGACGGCGAGATCACATTCTGCGGGGCGATCGAGATGGCGGGCTATCTCGATCTGCGCGTGGGGCTCATCAAAGACGGCATGAAGAAGTATGCAGTCACCAGTCCGATCTTCAAACCAAGCCCGCTCGAACCGCGCTATCGCGACTACCTCATCTTCGAGGGCATATCGGTCGACGAAGGGGGCGGTCAGCATTATCTCGACGCGCATGTGGCCTACCGCCGGGCATGTCTCAACGCCATCGAATACTTGAAGAATTTCGGGTATTCGGGCGAGCAGGCCTACGCGATCCTCGGGACTGCTCCGGTGGAGGGGCACATAAGCGGCATCGTCGACATTCCCAATGCCTGCGCGACCTTGTGGCTGCCCACCGAGATCTTCGATTTCGACATTAAGCCCGAGGCCTCGGGTCCGCGACCGCAGGTCACGGGCGTCGGCGCGCTGGCAAAACCCTGA
- a CDS encoding zinc ribbon domain-containing protein produces the protein MPLYDYQCRACGAFEAYAAMAARERPRPCPRCAQLSPRIPSGAHLARADLAPLAREERCRHEPIARTHKTPTPRAGAARGRPWMLGH, from the coding sequence ATGCCCCTCTACGACTACCAGTGTCGGGCTTGCGGGGCCTTCGAGGCGTATGCGGCCATGGCCGCTCGCGAGCGTCCACGACCGTGCCCGCGCTGCGCGCAGCTATCGCCGCGCATACCGTCGGGTGCGCACCTTGCGCGCGCCGATCTCGCGCCCTTGGCGCGCGAGGAGCGCTGCCGCCACGAGCCAATAGCCCGCACCCACAAGACCCCCACGCCACGAGCCGGGGCCGCCCGCGGCCGGCCGTGGATGCTGGGTCATTGA
- a CDS encoding purine-cytosine permease family protein, translating to MATVNPSLTPSRRRYGKLVNNPMLEDYSLRYAPRAFRRWSEYSVATAALGGISYLADQAIGGSITIGYGFTNAVWAILAAALVIFLTGIPIAYHSAKYNIDMDLLTRGAGFGYLGSTLTSLIYASFTFIFFALEGSIMAQAFALYFGLPLPIGYAVASLLIIPLVVFGMTLLSKLQVWTQPVWLTLMILPLFAVLTRDPAAVAQWTHFAGHSVSGAGFNPLLFGTAAGVVLSLIAQIGEQVDYLRFMPEKTEKTKRRWWLAVILAGPGWVLLGASKQLMGSFFTSVAFHNGTALAKANEPIQMYVHGYHDLFATGGVALGLATFFVILSQIKINVTNAYSGSLSWSNFFSRVMHAHPGRVVWIFLNVGISLTLMEMGVFSFLLKVLGFYSNVAIAWIGAVVADLVINKPILKLSPSYIEFKRAHLYNFNPVGFGAMIIASVVSIAAFFDLLGPVAQAFSTFLALGIAFVMSPILAILTKGKYYIARAPHYHAGTHHDTVACSACGFEFEKEDMACCPHNKGAICSLCCSLDTTCKDMCKTAIAGVAVATEPSICH from the coding sequence ATGGCCACCGTCAATCCTTCGCTAACACCGTCTCGGCGACGTTACGGGAAACTCGTCAATAACCCCATGCTCGAGGACTATTCCCTGCGCTATGCCCCGCGCGCGTTCCGACGCTGGTCCGAATATTCGGTAGCCACCGCTGCCCTGGGCGGCATCTCCTATCTCGCCGACCAGGCGATCGGTGGGTCGATCACCATAGGCTACGGCTTCACCAATGCCGTGTGGGCTATCCTGGCGGCCGCGCTGGTGATTTTCCTGACCGGTATCCCGATCGCCTATCACTCCGCTAAGTACAACATCGACATGGATCTACTCACCCGTGGCGCGGGTTTTGGTTATCTCGGGTCGACCCTGACCTCACTCATCTATGCCTCTTTTACGTTCATATTTTTCGCCCTCGAAGGATCGATCATGGCGCAGGCCTTCGCTTTGTACTTCGGTCTGCCGTTGCCCATCGGCTATGCCGTGGCCTCGCTTTTGATCATCCCGCTCGTGGTGTTTGGCATGACGTTGTTATCGAAGCTTCAGGTATGGACACAGCCGGTGTGGCTTACGCTCATGATCCTGCCGCTATTTGCCGTGCTCACCCGCGACCCTGCGGCGGTGGCACAGTGGACGCATTTTGCCGGCCATTCGGTGAGCGGCGCGGGTTTCAATCCCCTGTTGTTTGGCACGGCCGCGGGCGTAGTGTTGTCGCTCATAGCCCAGATCGGCGAGCAGGTCGATTACCTGCGCTTTATGCCCGAGAAGACCGAGAAGACCAAGCGCCGCTGGTGGTTGGCGGTAATCCTGGCCGGCCCCGGCTGGGTGCTGCTTGGTGCGAGCAAGCAGCTCATGGGGTCGTTTTTCACATCGGTCGCCTTTCATAACGGCACCGCGCTTGCCAAGGCCAATGAGCCGATCCAGATGTATGTGCACGGCTACCATGACCTGTTCGCCACGGGCGGTGTGGCGCTGGGCCTAGCGACATTTTTCGTGATCCTCTCGCAGATCAAGATCAACGTCACCAACGCCTATTCGGGTTCGCTGTCGTGGTCGAACTTCTTCTCGCGCGTCATGCATGCCCATCCGGGGCGCGTCGTATGGATCTTCTTGAATGTCGGGATCTCGCTCACCCTAATGGAGATGGGCGTGTTTTCCTTCCTCCTGAAGGTGTTGGGTTTTTACTCCAATGTCGCTATCGCCTGGATCGGGGCCGTGGTCGCGGACCTTGTGATCAATAAGCCGATCCTAAAGCTCAGCCCATCATATATCGAGTTCAAGCGCGCCCACCTCTATAACTTTAATCCCGTCGGTTTCGGGGCCATGATCATCGCCTCGGTGGTCTCGATCGCCGCGTTCTTCGATCTCTTGGGTCCTGTGGCGCAGGCATTTTCGACCTTCCTGGCGCTTGGCATCGCGTTTGTGATGTCGCCGATCCTGGCGATCCTCACCAAGGGCAAGTACTACATCGCCCGCGCCCCGCACTATCATGCCGGCACCCATCACGACACGGTGGCGTGCAGTGCCTGCGGCTTCGAGTTCGAAAAGGAGGACATGGCCTGCTGCCCGCACAACAAAGGCGCGATCTGCTCTTTGTGCTGCAGTCTGGACACCACTTGCAAGGATATGTGCAAGACGGCGATCGCCGGGGTGGCAGTGGCGACCGAGCCGTCTATTTGCCATTAA